Part of the Anaeromusa acidaminophila DSM 3853 genome is shown below.
GTAATCCGGAGAAAACCATTCCGGCTGCTATCGACAAGGTGTTTTGGCGTATTCTGGTCTTTTATGTAGGCGCTTTGGTCGTTATTATGAGCCTTTATCCTTGGAATCAGTTGGGGACCATCGGCAGTCCCTTTGTGTTTACCTTTAAGAAATTAGGTATTGCGGCGGCGGCAGGCATCATCAATTTTGTTGTGCTCACGGCAGCGCTCTCTTCCTGTAACAGCGGGATTTTTAGCACTGGCCGCATGCTTTACAATTTGGCGCTGCAGGGTAAGGCGCCGGCCTGCTTTGGCAAGCTGAGCAAAAATCGCGTACCTCTCAACGGCATTTTGGTGTCTTTTTGCTTCTTGTTTATCGGCGTAATTCTAAACTATTTGGTTCCGGCGCAGGTATTTGTTTATGTGACTAGCGTAGCCACGTCCGGCGCTCTTTGGGTGTGGGCTATTATTTTGATTGCGCAGATGCGCTTTCGTCAGAGCTTGACGCCCGAGCAAGTGGCGCAGCTGAAATACCCAGCGCTGTTGTATCCGGTGAGCAACTGGGCTACGTTGGCATTTCTAGTCTTTGTAGTCGTTGTCATGGCCTTTGACCCGGATACGCGCGTGGCTCTCTATGTAGCGCCAGCTTGGTTTGGTTTGCTTTTGGCCTGCTATTATGCATTTGGTCTGCATAAGCCAGCGGAAAAGCCTTTGGCCCGCGCGGCGGGCGATAGGAATTAAGGAACTGAAAAGAAAGCAATAACGGGCGGTCGAGAGAAGCGTGGTTTCTCTCGGCCGCCTTTTTAATGTACCATAAATTATATTTCGCGCTTTTCGCGGTTGGATAATAAAGTTTAGGGACGTTGCTAACGAACCGCGAAATACACGAAAAACGAGAAAGGGGTTTTAAAGGTTCTGGGGTTTCTGTATAAACGGCGGCATATCACGGCCACCGTAGCCTCGTTCGTTAAAAATCGCACCCCGTGACCCTCATGACTCCTCTGGTTCTCCCGAGACTCTTGTTTAAATCCGTTCAAAGACTATGTTCAATTCCTCGGAAAGATTTGACAAAAGGGAATTGTGCCATTGCGTCGAAAGGCATATTGTAAATGAATCGTATTTTGGAGGCAAAGATGGGACAAAAACAGTTGCTGCAAGAAGCGCTGTCGTATAAAAGTAAGTTGGCATTCTTGGGGGCGTCTAGTCTGGCCGGTGCGATTTTGGCGGTTGCTCAGGCGGCGCTGATCGCAGCACTTTTAGATAGCGTTTTTCTGCAAGGAAGCAGCTTGGAAGAACTACATGGGCAGTGGTTGTTTTTAGGCGGCGTGCTGTTGGCAAGGGTGTTGGCGTTTTGGGGCGGTGAAGCCTGTGGCTCGTATTTGGCGGCGGCTATAAAGACTTCTTTGCGACGGCGGCTGGCGGAGCAGCTTTTAGCTATGGGGCCAGTGCGCGGCGCTGGCGAAGCGACGGGCGAGTTGTTAGCCGTCTTGGGAGACGGGGTGGAGCACTTAGAGGCGTACTTTGTGCGCTATTTGCCTAGCCTTTTTGCGGCGGCAGCGGTGCCGTTGATGATTTTAGCGGTTATTACGCCGAGAGACTGGCCGTCGGCGCTTTTGATGTTGGTGACGGCGCCGCTTATACCTATTTTTATGACGCTTATTGGGCGGATGGCGCAGTGGCGCACTCGCAAACAATGGGATCGCCTGCAGCGCCTGGGTGCGCATTTTTATGACATGCTCCAGGGGATGTTGACCTTGAAGCTCTTTGGCCGCAGCAAACAAACGGTAAAAAGCGTTGCTGCGGCTAGCGAGGATTTTCGCGAAGTGACCTTGGATGTGTTGAAAGTAGCCTTCCTTTCAGCGTTGGTGCTGGAATTATTGGCGACGATCAGTACGGCCTTGATTGCGGTAGCAGTGGGCTTGCGTTTGCTCTATGGGACCATGGAATTTTACGACGCGATGTTTGTGCTTCTTTTGGCGCCCGAGTTTTACCAACCGCTGCGCCAGCTAGGAGCGCATTTTCATGCGGCCTTGGCGGGGAAAGCGGCGGCGGAGCGCATCTATTCGCTGTTGGAAGCGGAACAGATACATCAGCAGGAGCCGGAAACATGGCGTCTTGCCGGACCTGTCGCAGTGGCGCTGGAAGATGTGTCATTCGCTTACGAAGGCGGAGCAGAAGTGCTGCAGAACGTTTCGCTGCAGCTGCAGCCAGGAAAAATAACTGCGTTAGTCGGAGGCAGCGGCGCCGGAAAAAGTACGATCATGTCTTTGCTCTTAGGTATGATCACGCCTGCAGCAGGCTGCATTCGCATCAATGAACGCGTCTTGACGTCGGCTGGAGTCGATTCTTGGCTGCGGCATGTGGCGTATGTGCCTCAGCAGCCCTACTTATTTCGGAGTACTTTGCGCGAGAATATTCGTTTGGCCAAGCCGGAGGCGTCAGAGGAAGAAGTGGAAGCGGCGTTTGCTCTGGCGGGAGGAGCGGCGCTGGCGGCTGCCTTGCCCAAAGGGTATGAGACGATGTTAGGGGCGGGCGGCGTAGAATTGTCCGGCGGGGAAAGGCGGCGCGTGGCTTTGGCGCGAGCCTTTTTGGCGGATGCGCCGGTGCTGCTTTGTGATGAAGCGACAAGCGGTTTGGACCCAGAAAGCGAAGCCGCTTTGCAGCAATCTTTTGAGAGGCTTTGTCAAGGCAGAACGGTGCTGGTAATTGCGCACCGCCTAGGTACGGTGCGGC
Proteins encoded:
- a CDS encoding amino acid permease; protein product: MKGKEFEENLERGLKERHIQLIALGGAIGVGLFLGSATAIKTAGPALLLSYIIGGIFILFIMRSLGELAVAYPVSGSFSAYANKFIGPLAGYITGWTYWFMWVVTCMAEITAVGVYVQFWFPDVPQWIPAMLALVAMTIVNVVAVSAFGEFEFWFAMIKIITILVMIVVGAMMIFFGLGNDGIPTGLTNLVSNGGFMPMGVEGVVMSLVMVMFAYLGIELVGVAAGEASNPEKTIPAAIDKVFWRILVFYVGALVVIMSLYPWNQLGTIGSPFVFTFKKLGIAAAAGIINFVVLTAALSSCNSGIFSTGRMLYNLALQGKAPACFGKLSKNRVPLNGILVSFCFLFIGVILNYLVPAQVFVYVTSVATSGALWVWAIILIAQMRFRQSLTPEQVAQLKYPALLYPVSNWATLAFLVFVVVVMAFDPDTRVALYVAPAWFGLLLACYYAFGLHKPAEKPLARAAGDRN
- the cydD gene encoding thiol reductant ABC exporter subunit CydD, whose translation is MGQKQLLQEALSYKSKLAFLGASSLAGAILAVAQAALIAALLDSVFLQGSSLEELHGQWLFLGGVLLARVLAFWGGEACGSYLAAAIKTSLRRRLAEQLLAMGPVRGAGEATGELLAVLGDGVEHLEAYFVRYLPSLFAAAAVPLMILAVITPRDWPSALLMLVTAPLIPIFMTLIGRMAQWRTRKQWDRLQRLGAHFYDMLQGMLTLKLFGRSKQTVKSVAAASEDFREVTLDVLKVAFLSALVLELLATISTALIAVAVGLRLLYGTMEFYDAMFVLLLAPEFYQPLRQLGAHFHAALAGKAAAERIYSLLEAEQIHQQEPETWRLAGPVAVALEDVSFAYEGGAEVLQNVSLQLQPGKITALVGGSGAGKSTIMSLLLGMITPAAGCIRINERVLTSAGVDSWLRHVAYVPQQPYLFRSTLRENIRLAKPEASEEEVEAAFALAGGAALAAALPKGYETMLGAGGVELSGGERRRVALARAFLADAPVLLCDEATSGLDPESEAALQQSFERLCQGRTVLVIAHRLGTVRRADQIAVLESGQIIEAGNHKELLTQQGAYAALLSAAKGASV